The Pricia mediterranea genome includes a window with the following:
- a CDS encoding TIGR00730 family Rossman fold protein, whose protein sequence is MRKEQHHKGWNEIKTNDSWAIFKIMGEFVMGYEKLGTIGPCVSVFGSARTKPGDAYYELATDIAHSISEAGYGVITGGGPGIMEAGNKGAHLAGGTSVGLNIDLPFEQHDNPYIDVDKSLDFDYFFVRKVMFVKYSQGFVVMPGGFGTLDELFEAITLIQTNKIEKFPIILVVSDFWNGLMKWIKDTMLEIKNISPHDLDLIHIVDTKEEVVDIIDSFYKGRSLSPNF, encoded by the coding sequence ATGCGAAAAGAACAACACCATAAAGGCTGGAACGAAATCAAGACCAACGATTCCTGGGCTATTTTTAAGATTATGGGCGAATTCGTAATGGGCTATGAGAAACTGGGAACCATCGGCCCCTGTGTATCCGTCTTTGGATCGGCCCGTACGAAACCGGGCGACGCCTATTATGAACTGGCGACCGACATCGCCCACAGTATTTCCGAGGCGGGCTACGGTGTGATTACAGGTGGTGGACCGGGAATTATGGAGGCAGGAAATAAAGGGGCGCATCTTGCCGGCGGAACATCCGTGGGACTCAATATCGACCTTCCATTCGAACAACACGACAACCCTTACATCGACGTGGATAAAAGTCTTGATTTCGATTATTTTTTTGTAAGGAAGGTGATGTTCGTCAAATATTCCCAAGGCTTTGTGGTCATGCCCGGGGGCTTCGGGACGCTAGACGAGCTTTTTGAGGCGATAACCCTGATACAGACCAATAAAATCGAAAAATTCCCAATTATCCTGGTCGTCTCCGATTTTTGGAACGGGTTGATGAAATGGATCAAGGACACCATGCTCGAAATAAAAAATATTAGTCCCCATGACCTTGATTTGATTCATATCGTCGATACTAAGGAAGAAGTGGTCGATATTATTGATTCATTCTACAAAGGCCGCTCGTTGAGTCCCAATTTTTAA
- a CDS encoding metalloprotease, whose amino-acid sequence MGGVCAQHENILTAKLDGQTKKIDIQQEFQYRNNSDSTLHTLYFNDWANAYSSKNTGLAKRFAEEYKKSLHLAKKDERGYTSITSVVDDAYRGLRWSRTEEDDILKIQLNSPLPPGESTQLFLTYTVQLPENKFTTFGYGKNNTYYLKDWYLTPAVFNGTWHLYSNKNLEDLYTGITNTTVNFSFPDGLYVASNFRVLGNTVFPNGQMAQLRGVDQKNAEIILTPTDRFSTHVTPEVTVITDLEASKYSELSQGLSINRVTEFLEEHLGEYPHEQLLVSKIDYEKNPLYGINQLPSFIRPYEEQFQFEMKFLKTALIKILDETLFLDPRKEQWLSDAIANYLMIAYVEKYYPDQKLLGKLSKIWGVRSFNFAKMDFNEQYPFLYMLMARKNIDQPLNTPNDSLIKFNQKIANKYKAGLGLSYLASYIGKEKVDESIKSFYEYYKLSRAKVLDFESILKRTTDKDINWFFRGYVTTDWKIDFKIKGVEKTDDSLKVTLKNKAGTNVPISLFGLRNDSVVSQYWFSDIKTQKTITIPKNDEERLVLNYDQKIPEFNQRDNWKSLGGFLSSNKKLKFTFFKDSENPYLNQVFYVPVLNFNLYDGWTPGLRLYNKTFLEKPFIYDVEPSYSFREKTFVGSGGLTYRKYLSKSGLYVANYRLSGSTYHFQENSRYTTITPSLSFGWRPANLISNKRDFLSFRYVNVLRDKDESLDDLETPPDYSVFNVRYSSRNPGIINYLSWFGDVQHANDFTKLAFELEYRKLFESNRQFNFRFFAGKFLRNKTTGYTDSDYFSFALDRPTDYLFDYGYLGRSEDSGIYSQQIIIAEGGFKSFMPERYRFANDWMATVNTSVNLWRWIEVYGDAGLVKNKGLNAKFVYDSGVRLNMLTDYFELYFPVYSNNGWEVSQPNYGEKIRFIITVSPKTLIGLFTRKWF is encoded by the coding sequence ATGGGAGGCGTATGCGCCCAGCATGAAAACATACTTACGGCAAAACTGGATGGACAAACCAAAAAAATAGACATTCAGCAAGAATTTCAGTATAGAAATAATTCCGATTCCACATTACATACCCTTTATTTCAACGATTGGGCCAATGCGTATTCAAGCAAAAACACCGGACTTGCCAAGCGCTTTGCGGAAGAGTACAAGAAAAGTCTTCACTTGGCCAAAAAGGACGAAAGGGGCTACACGTCGATAACCAGTGTAGTAGATGACGCCTATAGAGGGTTGAGATGGAGTCGGACAGAAGAAGACGACATCCTAAAAATACAATTGAACTCCCCCCTACCCCCGGGCGAATCGACTCAGCTGTTCCTGACCTATACAGTTCAACTGCCCGAAAACAAATTCACGACTTTCGGATATGGTAAGAACAATACCTATTATCTGAAGGACTGGTATCTGACACCTGCAGTTTTTAATGGCACCTGGCATCTCTATTCCAACAAAAATCTCGAAGACCTCTATACCGGTATTACCAATACTACGGTCAACTTTAGCTTTCCTGATGGACTCTATGTAGCTTCGAACTTTAGAGTTTTGGGAAATACGGTTTTCCCGAACGGACAGATGGCCCAATTACGGGGTGTCGACCAAAAGAACGCCGAGATTATCTTGACGCCCACAGACCGCTTCAGCACGCACGTGACGCCTGAAGTGACCGTAATCACAGATTTGGAGGCCTCAAAATACAGTGAGCTCTCCCAAGGGCTATCAATCAACAGGGTAACAGAGTTTTTGGAGGAACATCTGGGTGAATACCCACACGAACAGTTGCTCGTAAGTAAAATCGATTACGAAAAAAATCCGCTGTACGGCATTAACCAATTGCCTTCTTTTATCCGACCCTACGAAGAACAGTTCCAGTTCGAGATGAAGTTTTTGAAAACGGCGCTGATCAAAATTTTAGATGAAACCCTGTTTCTAGATCCAAGAAAGGAGCAGTGGTTGAGCGATGCTATCGCAAATTACCTGATGATCGCCTATGTTGAGAAATACTATCCCGATCAAAAATTATTGGGAAAACTGTCAAAAATCTGGGGTGTTCGAAGTTTTAATTTTGCCAAGATGGACTTTAACGAGCAGTATCCCTTTCTGTATATGCTGATGGCCCGGAAAAATATCGACCAGCCATTGAATACCCCGAACGACTCCCTGATCAAGTTCAACCAAAAAATTGCGAACAAATACAAAGCGGGGTTGGGCCTGTCTTACCTGGCAAGCTACATCGGAAAAGAAAAGGTAGATGAGAGTATTAAATCGTTTTACGAATATTATAAACTAAGCCGTGCCAAGGTCCTGGATTTCGAGTCCATCTTAAAACGCACAACCGATAAGGACATCAACTGGTTTTTCAGGGGATACGTTACTACGGACTGGAAAATTGATTTTAAGATCAAGGGAGTAGAAAAAACGGACGATTCCCTCAAGGTAACGCTTAAAAACAAGGCAGGGACGAATGTACCCATATCGCTGTTCGGACTGCGTAACGATTCGGTGGTATCCCAATACTGGTTCAGCGATATCAAGACGCAAAAAACGATTACCATTCCTAAAAACGATGAAGAAAGATTGGTGCTGAACTACGATCAGAAGATTCCGGAATTTAACCAACGGGACAACTGGAAGTCGCTGGGCGGATTTTTATCCAGTAACAAAAAATTGAAGTTTACGTTTTTCAAGGATTCCGAAAACCCGTACTTGAATCAAGTCTTTTATGTGCCCGTACTCAATTTCAACCTCTACGATGGATGGACTCCAGGATTGCGTCTATATAACAAAACCTTTTTGGAAAAGCCGTTTATCTACGATGTGGAGCCGTCGTATTCGTTCCGGGAAAAGACCTTTGTCGGCTCTGGAGGGTTGACGTATAGAAAGTATCTGAGCAAAAGCGGTCTCTATGTGGCCAATTACCGCTTAAGCGGCTCTACCTATCATTTTCAGGAAAACTCCCGATATACCACGATTACCCCATCGCTCAGTTTCGGCTGGCGCCCCGCAAATCTGATATCCAACAAGCGGGACTTCCTATCCTTTAGGTACGTTAACGTATTGAGGGACAAGGACGAAAGCCTTGATGATTTGGAGACCCCGCCCGATTACAGCGTGTTCAATGTGCGCTATTCGAGCAGAAATCCCGGAATCATCAATTATCTCTCTTGGTTCGGTGACGTACAGCACGCCAACGATTTCACCAAATTGGCGTTCGAGCTTGAATATCGAAAATTGTTTGAAAGCAACCGACAGTTTAATTTTCGGTTTTTTGCCGGAAAATTCTTGCGCAACAAGACAACTGGTTACACCGATTCCGATTATTTCAGTTTTGCGCTCGACCGGCCTACTGACTACCTTTTTGATTACGGATATCTGGGGCGATCGGAGGATTCAGGAATCTATAGCCAACAGATCATCATCGCGGAAGGAGGTTTTAAGTCCTTTATGCCCGAGCGCTACCGATTCGCCAACGATTGGATGGCCACCGTGAACACCAGCGTAAATCTTTGGCGTTGGATCGAGGTTTACGGGGATGCCGGATTGGTAAAGAATAAGGGGTTAAATGCAAAGTTTGTTTACGATTCCGGGGTTCGCCTGAACATGTTGACCGACTATTTTGAGCTCTACTTTCCCGTATACTCCAATAACGGATGGGAGGTGTCACAGCCCAATTACGGGGAGAAGATCCGTTTTATTATTACCGTAAGCCCCAAAACCCTAATCGGACTCTTTACCAGGAAGTGGTTTTAA
- a CDS encoding glycosyltransferase family 2 protein, with product MRIAIAILNWNGEVLLERYLTSVVHFSQGADIYVIDNASTDGSVAYIRTVHPQVKIIENSENKGFAGGYNEGLKHVEADIYCLLNSDVEVTEGWLKPIRSAFEQMPEVSIVQPKILDLMRKEYFEYAGAGGGFIDQLGYPFCRGRIFQHLEKDLGQYDDTREIFWATGACMFIKSKLYHELDGFDEDYFAHQEEVDLCWRAKNDGHSVFYVGQSKVYHLGGSTLSNMNPKKTYLNFRNSLFSITKNLPRRKALILIFFRLLLDGIAAFRFIFQFKFKHSFAILRAHLSFYRQFHKMYHKREKANFITKYYLTTSIVWSHFVNGINKFGVLVKD from the coding sequence TTGCGCATTGCTATCGCCATACTCAACTGGAACGGAGAGGTACTTCTCGAAAGGTACCTCACATCCGTGGTCCATTTTTCGCAAGGTGCCGATATTTATGTGATCGATAATGCGTCGACCGATGGTTCGGTCGCATATATCCGGACGGTCCATCCTCAAGTGAAAATCATTGAAAACAGCGAAAACAAGGGTTTTGCCGGCGGATATAATGAGGGCCTCAAGCACGTGGAGGCCGATATTTACTGTCTATTGAATTCAGATGTGGAAGTGACCGAGGGCTGGCTTAAACCTATTCGTTCCGCATTTGAACAGATGCCTGAAGTGTCCATCGTCCAGCCTAAAATTCTGGACTTGATGCGAAAGGAGTACTTCGAATATGCCGGTGCCGGCGGAGGTTTTATTGACCAACTCGGCTATCCATTCTGCAGGGGACGCATTTTCCAACATTTGGAAAAGGATCTGGGACAATATGACGATACCCGAGAAATTTTTTGGGCTACCGGGGCCTGCATGTTCATAAAAAGTAAACTGTACCATGAATTGGATGGTTTCGACGAAGATTACTTCGCCCATCAAGAAGAGGTCGATCTCTGCTGGAGGGCGAAAAACGATGGCCATAGCGTTTTTTACGTGGGCCAATCGAAAGTATATCACCTTGGTGGTTCGACCTTGAGCAACATGAACCCGAAAAAAACCTATCTCAATTTTAGAAATTCCTTGTTCTCCATTACCAAAAATTTACCCCGTCGAAAAGCTTTGATCCTTATTTTCTTCCGGTTACTATTGGATGGAATCGCTGCGTTCCGTTTTATTTTCCAGTTTAAGTTCAAACACAGTTTTGCGATTCTGCGCGCACACTTAAGTTTTTACAGACAATTCCACAAAATGTACCATAAGCGGGAAAAAGCCAATTTTATTACGAAGTATTACCTTACAACGTCTATTGTATGGTCGCACTTTGTGAATGGAATAAATAAATTCGGGGTATTAGTAAAAGATTAA
- the holA gene encoding DNA polymerase III subunit delta has translation MEEAKRIVADIKNGNIKPLYFLFGEEPYYIDTIAKYIEDKVLQEEEKGFNQMVLYGKEVSIDDIVSNAKRYPMMAERQVVIVKEAHHLSRTIDQLLSYAQNPQSTTVLVICYKYKKFDKRKKLYKEIKENGVIFESKKLYEDRVPGWIRQHLRGKGYTISHKAAILLSEYLGNDLGRIDKELEKLRFVLPKNAEITPADIETHIGISKDYNNFELKKAIGERDMLKATRIINYFAQNPKDNPFVLTVSLLNSFFTQLLQYHGLNDHSPKNVAKALRINPYFVSEFQVAARNYPMKRVSGIVSHLRDMDMKGKGVGANAASQTDLLKELVVKII, from the coding sequence ATGGAAGAAGCAAAGCGAATAGTTGCCGATATTAAGAACGGAAATATCAAGCCCCTATACTTTCTTTTCGGGGAAGAACCTTATTATATCGATACCATAGCCAAGTATATTGAGGATAAGGTGCTCCAAGAAGAAGAAAAAGGCTTCAACCAAATGGTATTGTACGGCAAGGAGGTGAGCATCGACGATATCGTATCGAACGCCAAGAGATACCCGATGATGGCCGAAAGGCAGGTAGTAATCGTTAAGGAGGCGCACCACTTGTCCCGAACTATCGACCAGTTACTGAGTTACGCCCAAAACCCACAAAGCACCACGGTATTGGTCATCTGTTATAAATACAAGAAATTCGATAAACGGAAGAAACTGTATAAGGAGATTAAGGAAAACGGTGTCATCTTTGAAAGCAAAAAGCTCTATGAAGACCGCGTGCCGGGTTGGATCCGTCAGCATTTACGGGGCAAAGGATACACTATTTCCCATAAGGCGGCTATCTTGTTATCGGAATATTTGGGTAACGACCTGGGCCGAATCGACAAAGAACTTGAAAAGTTACGCTTCGTACTCCCCAAAAATGCGGAGATTACTCCTGCGGACATCGAAACCCATATCGGAATAAGTAAAGACTACAACAATTTTGAACTGAAAAAAGCGATCGGGGAGCGCGATATGCTAAAAGCGACCCGGATTATCAATTATTTTGCGCAAAACCCAAAAGACAACCCTTTTGTGCTAACGGTAAGTCTTTTAAATAGTTTCTTTACCCAATTGCTTCAATATCATGGACTGAACGACCATTCGCCAAAAAATGTCGCGAAGGCATTACGCATCAATCCCTATTTTGTGAGCGAATTTCAGGTTGCCGCCCGCAACTATCCGATGAAAAGGGTTAGTGGTATTGTCTCGCATTTGCGTGATATGGACATGAAAGGAAAAGGGGTTGGGGCGAACGCCGCTTCACAGACAGATCTTCTAAAGGAGCTTGTAGTAAAGATTATTTGA
- a CDS encoding OmpA/MotB family protein, which yields MKKLILAGLGATLLLSSCVSNKKYGELEAKQKETQDLLNSATVKLNDCLEEKATTTSKMKTLQDQNAFLKANNQELINNMGNMTTLTTKGAENLEKSLESLKEKDLTIRKLQDAITRRDSVNLALVQSLKGVLGNLDDEDIEISVEKGVVFVSISDKLLFSSGSYTVTNRAKEVLGKVAKVVNNKPDFEFMVEGHTDDVPYRGRKGVLLDNWDLSVKRATSVVRILQKDFNVDPKRMTAAGRSEYIPLSPTEKSKNRRTRIVVLPKIDQFYSMIEEGMSDPAINN from the coding sequence ATGAAAAAACTTATTTTAGCGGGTCTGGGAGCTACCTTGTTGCTTTCTTCGTGTGTATCGAACAAGAAGTACGGTGAATTGGAGGCCAAACAGAAAGAGACCCAAGACCTATTGAATTCCGCGACCGTAAAATTGAACGATTGCTTGGAGGAAAAGGCCACCACCACCTCTAAAATGAAAACTTTACAAGATCAAAATGCCTTTTTGAAAGCCAATAACCAAGAGTTGATCAACAATATGGGCAACATGACCACGTTGACCACAAAAGGCGCCGAAAATTTAGAAAAGTCCTTGGAAAGTTTGAAGGAGAAAGACCTTACCATTCGCAAACTTCAGGATGCCATTACGCGCAGGGATTCGGTAAATCTGGCGTTGGTGCAAAGTCTCAAGGGAGTTTTGGGCAACTTGGACGATGAAGATATCGAAATCAGTGTGGAAAAAGGAGTTGTCTTTGTATCTATTTCCGACAAATTGTTATTTAGCAGTGGAAGCTATACCGTCACCAATCGCGCCAAAGAAGTATTGGGCAAGGTAGCCAAAGTAGTCAACAACAAACCGGATTTCGAATTCATGGTTGAAGGTCATACCGATGACGTACCTTATCGAGGTCGAAAGGGGGTTTTGCTTGACAACTGGGACTTGAGCGTAAAGCGTGCCACTTCGGTAGTTCGTATTCTGCAGAAGGATTTCAATGTTGATCCCAAACGAATGACCGCGGCAGGGCGATCCGAATACATTCCACTTTCCCCGACCGAAAAATCGAAAAACAGAAGAACCCGTATTGTGGTCCTTCCGAAAATCGATCAGTTCTATAGTATGATCGAAGAAGGAATGAGCGATCCGGCCATCAACAATTAA
- a CDS encoding alpha-ketoacid dehydrogenase subunit alpha/beta, which produces MDLSPQTSNDITFDDFKKQILEDYKIAVLSRTCSLMGRKEVLTGKAKFGIFGDGKELPQLAMARSFKNGDFRSGYYRDQTFFMALGLLTPKDMFHALYATTDIEKEPMSAGRQMGGHYLTYSLNENGSWRDLTQQKNSSADISCTAGQMPRLLGLAQASKMYRHLKDVDARKFSDNGNEVAWGTIGNASTSEGMFLETVNAGGVLQVPMVISIWDDDYGISVPPEYHATKEDISEMLSGFQRTTEKEGYEMLKVRGWDYTALMHAYENASDIAREEHVPVIIHVTELTQPQGHSSSGSHERYKSEKRLQWEKDHDCNKKFREWILETGITTEEDLNSIEKSITKEVRSAKREAWAEYLAPHKAQKKKLVTLLDKVADKSQNKNFISKLKNDLIAIEEPIKKELAVSARKALRYLLGEDFPEKSALLEWTETYLTDTQPMYSKDLYSEQSNRATNIPEVEPVYPENPEKVDGRIILRDNFDKLFEKYPNALVFGEDTGAIGDVNQGLEGLQKKYGKLRVSDTGIRETTIIGQGTGMALRGLRPIAEIQYLDYIYYALATLTDDVACMRYRTFGKQKVPLIVRTRGHRLEGIWHSGSPMGALIHSLRGMYILSPRNMTQAAGFYNTLLKSDEPALVIESLNGYRLKENLPSNLGELRTPIGTVETLKEGKDITLVSYGSTLRIVSQAAEELQEVGIDAEIIDARTLLPFDIRHDTVKSVKKTSRLMVIDEDVPGGCSAYILSHILETQGAYKFLDSAPKTLTAKAHRPAYGTDGDYFSKPNAEDIFESVYSIMHESDPNNFPELR; this is translated from the coding sequence ATGGATTTATCGCCCCAGACAAGCAACGACATTACATTTGACGATTTCAAGAAACAGATCTTGGAGGATTACAAAATTGCGGTGCTCAGCAGAACTTGTAGTTTGATGGGTAGAAAGGAAGTTTTGACCGGAAAGGCCAAGTTCGGCATTTTTGGCGATGGTAAAGAACTGCCACAACTTGCCATGGCCCGTTCTTTCAAGAACGGGGATTTTCGAAGCGGATATTACAGGGACCAGACCTTTTTTATGGCATTGGGCCTGTTGACTCCCAAGGATATGTTCCATGCCCTATACGCCACCACGGATATCGAAAAGGAGCCGATGAGCGCAGGTCGCCAAATGGGCGGACATTACCTCACCTATAGCTTAAACGAGAATGGTAGCTGGCGTGACCTGACCCAACAAAAAAACAGTAGCGCCGATATCTCTTGTACCGCGGGACAGATGCCACGACTACTGGGTCTGGCCCAAGCCTCAAAAATGTACCGGCATCTAAAAGATGTAGACGCCCGGAAATTTTCGGACAACGGCAACGAGGTGGCCTGGGGCACGATTGGTAACGCCAGTACCAGCGAGGGAATGTTTCTCGAAACCGTTAACGCGGGCGGGGTATTGCAAGTGCCCATGGTAATCAGTATCTGGGATGACGACTACGGAATTTCTGTGCCCCCTGAGTATCATGCTACCAAAGAGGATATCTCAGAAATGCTCAGCGGCTTTCAACGCACTACAGAAAAAGAGGGGTATGAAATGTTAAAGGTCCGGGGGTGGGACTACACCGCTTTGATGCATGCCTACGAAAATGCTTCCGACATCGCGCGCGAGGAGCATGTACCCGTGATTATTCATGTTACCGAACTCACCCAGCCACAGGGGCATTCCTCTTCAGGATCTCACGAACGCTATAAAAGCGAGAAACGGCTGCAATGGGAAAAAGATCACGACTGCAATAAAAAATTCCGGGAGTGGATTCTTGAAACAGGTATCACCACCGAGGAGGACCTGAATTCCATCGAAAAATCCATTACAAAAGAAGTTCGAAGTGCAAAAAGAGAAGCTTGGGCCGAATATTTGGCCCCTCATAAGGCACAGAAAAAAAAGTTGGTAACCCTATTGGATAAAGTCGCCGACAAAAGCCAGAACAAAAACTTTATCTCGAAGCTAAAAAACGACTTGATTGCCATCGAAGAACCGATTAAGAAAGAATTGGCCGTTAGTGCCCGGAAGGCCTTGCGATATCTTCTGGGAGAGGACTTCCCAGAGAAAAGTGCTTTGCTCGAATGGACCGAAACGTATTTAACGGACACCCAGCCCATGTACAGTAAAGACCTGTACAGCGAGCAATCGAACCGAGCGACCAACATCCCCGAAGTAGAACCGGTTTATCCTGAAAATCCCGAGAAAGTGGATGGACGCATTATCTTAAGGGACAATTTCGACAAATTGTTCGAAAAATATCCTAACGCTCTGGTTTTCGGGGAAGATACGGGCGCTATCGGTGACGTGAACCAAGGCCTTGAGGGGCTCCAGAAAAAATACGGAAAGCTGCGCGTATCCGACACCGGAATACGGGAAACCACCATCATCGGGCAAGGTACCGGAATGGCCCTTCGGGGATTGAGGCCCATTGCCGAAATTCAATATCTCGATTATATCTACTACGCCCTTGCTACCTTGACCGACGACGTGGCTTGTATGCGCTACCGAACCTTTGGCAAACAAAAAGTTCCCCTGATCGTCCGCACCCGGGGCCACCGTTTAGAAGGTATTTGGCATTCCGGATCGCCTATGGGCGCCCTTATTCATTCCCTACGGGGCATGTACATACTTTCCCCACGGAATATGACCCAGGCAGCAGGTTTCTACAACACCTTACTCAAAAGTGACGAACCGGCACTGGTTATCGAAAGCTTGAACGGCTATCGTCTCAAAGAAAATCTTCCTTCCAACCTCGGGGAGCTCCGCACTCCCATTGGAACTGTGGAAACTCTAAAAGAAGGCAAAGACATTACTCTGGTTTCCTATGGCTCTACCCTTCGCATTGTCTCCCAAGCGGCCGAAGAGCTACAAGAAGTAGGTATCGACGCCGAGATAATCGACGCCCGAACCCTGCTGCCTTTCGATATTCGGCACGACACGGTCAAGAGTGTGAAAAAAACCAGTCGGCTTATGGTCATTGATGAAGATGTTCCGGGAGGATGCTCGGCCTATATCCTTAGCCATATTCTGGAAACCCAAGGGGCATATAAGTTTCTCGACAGTGCCCCCAAAACCTTGACCGCCAAAGCACATCGACCTGCCTATGGGACCGATGGCGACTATTTTTCCAAGCCCAACGCTGAAGATATATTCGAAAGTGTCTATTCCATCATGCACGAAAGCGACCCGAATAATTTTCCCGAGTTGCGGTAG
- a CDS encoding DoxX family protein: MQNTIGNIGLALLRIAPSAMLITHGMPKFQKIITGNLEFGDPLGIGAAPSLFLAVIGELICPILVIIGFKTRWMAVPPALTMAVAGFVHHAADDFGTKEKAFLFLVIFLCIILLGPGKYSVDRR, encoded by the coding sequence ATGCAAAACACAATTGGAAATATTGGGCTGGCTTTATTGCGAATAGCTCCCTCCGCCATGTTGATCACCCATGGCATGCCAAAGTTCCAAAAAATCATTACAGGCAACCTTGAATTCGGAGATCCGTTGGGAATCGGTGCCGCCCCTTCCCTTTTTCTAGCCGTTATCGGCGAGCTTATCTGTCCGATTCTGGTCATCATTGGCTTTAAGACACGCTGGATGGCGGTACCGCCGGCACTCACTATGGCCGTCGCTGGATTTGTGCACCACGCAGCGGACGATTTTGGAACCAAGGAAAAAGCCTTTCTTTTTCTAGTGATCTTCCTATGCATCATTCTATTGGGCCCTGGAAAATATAGCGTCGACCGAAGATAA
- a CDS encoding type I restriction enzyme HsdR N-terminal domain-containing protein, whose translation MRPLNFPDYDFRLKNSENSTHIYDVIRKKFVVLQPEEWVRQHVVKYLLVDKGYPKSLINVERQLTVNHLRKRYDVVVFKSNGHIDVLVECKAPSIHITQRTFDQIARYNLQLQADYLMVTNGLEHYCCKMDLDAEKYRFLTDIPEFSR comes from the coding sequence ATGAGACCGCTCAATTTTCCGGACTATGATTTTCGTCTCAAAAATAGCGAAAATAGCACCCATATTTACGACGTCATCCGCAAAAAATTTGTGGTATTACAGCCCGAGGAATGGGTACGCCAGCATGTGGTAAAGTATTTGCTTGTCGATAAAGGCTATCCGAAAAGCCTGATCAATGTCGAAAGGCAATTGACCGTCAATCATCTGCGAAAGCGTTACGACGTAGTGGTTTTCAAGTCCAATGGCCATATCGATGTTTTGGTGGAATGCAAGGCCCCTAGTATACATATCACCCAACGAACCTTCGATCAAATTGCCCGATACAATCTTCAACTTCAAGCCGATTACCTCATGGTGACGAACGGACTCGAACACTATTGTTGTAAAATGGATCTTGACGCCGAAAAGTATAGGTTTCTTACCGATATTCCTGAATTTAGCCGTTAA